tgcacaagtgttcctttttctccacatccttgccaatactccTGTGTCTCGTAATTTGATATTAGCCACTACAATGACAGAGTTGCCTAGTGGCTAGAAACCACACAAAAAGTTTTCTGGCTCCTGATgaagaagtcacagagctggggcgcctggctggctcagtcagtaaagctcATGACTGTTGATCTGGAGGTCatcagtttgagccccacattgggcacagagattacttaaaactaaaaaaaaaaggttttttaagtTACAGAGTTGAAGAATTTAACCAGAACTTGGCCAAAGCTGTATGtaaaacaaaatggaaggaaTTTGCTAGAGAGGGAAATGGTAGAGGTGGCCATACATAACTGCTACAGtgtgcctggcccagagctgcCTGCGAGTGAAGACCGCTTGGGCGCCCTTCCAGTCGCAGGTCAGCAGCTGGTAGGAGGCGGCAACGCCGTCTCAGAGCCTTCCTTTTGAAGATTGACCAGAGGACTCACAGACTCAGAAAATCTGTTATACTCTTAGttatagttttgggtttttttttaagattttatttgagagagagagagcgcgtgggCATGCATgagcggggcagggagggcaggtagagggaaaagcagactcccagctgagcaggagagcaggaggcccactcaggactccatcccaggaccccaggatcatgacctgagctgaaagcagctgcttaacccactgagccacccaggtaccccttattTGCAGTTATTATAGTGTAAAGATATGATTTAAaatctggcaaaggaaagagGCATATAGAACAGGGACTAGGAAAGATCAGGCGCAAGCTTCCGAGTGTCCTCTCTCAGCAGACTCACATGGCAGCACTCACTTCTCCCGGCAACAATATATATGACAACACGTCTGGAGTGTCCCCACCAGGTGCGCTCACCTAAGCCTTGGTGTCCAGGGTTTTCGTTGGGAGACAGTAATGAAGGCGTGCGGCGCCCATGTAACTGACCTTAGTTCCTCAGTCTCCGGCTCCCCCACAGACCACACTGATGCAGCAAGGCCTAAAGCCCCCACCATAAATCACACTATCGGCACAGATGACCTGGGGTGGATCGAGGCTCCAGGTACACAAAGACACTCTTATGGGTGGGATATTTCCTGCACAGTGGTACAGTGGGCAGGGCTGACTGCAGTGGCTCTCCGAGGCTGTGGGACAGGGTAGACCCTGGGATGAGTCAGGCTTCCACTACGAAACAATTAAGCTGCCTTGGCGCCTCACTAGGCCCCTGAATCTGTGCCAGCTGGCTCCAGACAGCGCAGAGTAAGGGCAGCATATCCAGTTTCCTGCACAGATCTCTGATCTCAGACACCTTCAGCAACAGGCTAGCCGGTCCCTAGCACCTGCGCCACCCTGCGTGCCCTCCCCCAGCGGTGATGTGAAAACAATACAGATGGCTCCAGGTCTGAACCATTACAATGCTTCACTCCCAGTCCTCCAACATCAGAGGGCAAGGGGCCTGGAAAAGAGTCAACCACCACCCCCGATACCCCTACCCCCACCAACACCCACAGCTCcatgtttcctccctccctgaagACTTGGGGGCCTGGAGACAAGTAAGAATGAAATCAGtcactcttccctttctctccttggtTCTGACACAACTCCCTACTTGGTGCTACTGTGGCTGGCACTGGCTTCTCCCTTGCCTCACCCACACTCACAGAAAGGGTGACACGGTCATCACCCTGGGGATTCAGCCTGAACCAAAGGCCTGGGACTCTGTCATGGGAGAGCAGGTCCAGGGGAATGGCACAGGCCTGCTTGGCTAAAGAAGACAGAGGacgggggtgcctgagtggctcggtcgttaagcgtctgccttcggctcagggcctgatcctagagtcctgggatcgaaccccgtgtcgggctcctccactggagcctgcttcttcctctcccattccccctgcctgtgttccctctctcgctggctatctctctctctctgtcaaataaataaataaaatcttttaaaaaagaagaagacagaagGACCATGCTGGTGACTCCACTTTAGGTAGAGGGCCAGCCTCCAAAATGACCTCCATGGGTCTCATTGTCTTGTATTCACAAACTCACTTAGTTCCCTTCCATAATGAATAGGGTACCCAATAGCATATGGGGGAGATGACAGAATGTGACTTCTGAATCTAAGTCAGAAAAGGCATTGTGGCTTCTTCGGCTTTGTTCTCTCTTGGCAGGGGCCTCTTTGACTCTCATGAGGAGAGGCTGGCCCGATCCCTGTAGAATGGAGCACATGGTGTCCCTTTGGCAGcaaaggggcagagctgggggagaaCCTGGAAAGGGTTTGGGGAACTGGGGACTCCATGAGCTTGACAGGGAAGGCAGTGTGGCCAAGATGATGGCTCCTCTGCTCAGCTTTCTGGACGTCATCTGCCATGTGAGGGCCTTCCTTGTTCCTGAGGTGTCCCCGTGCACCCTTggtatacagcaggtgctcaataaatacttgtagaTTAACTAATTTTCCCTGCAAGTAAAGTGTttatttctgcccattttacagaagagagaaCCGAAGTCTGGCATCTCTGGCACCATGCCAGCCACTGAGGTTGACTCCTCCTCTCTGGGTATTCACAGGCACCAGGACCCAGGAGGAGGTGCAAGGGTGCGGCAGGTGAGGGATGGTTATGTAGCAGGGCTGAAGTGGGCAGAGAGAGGGCGGGGCGGGCATAGCTCTGGGTGGTCACAGAGGCTGGTaggccagggtgggggggaggcccCCATCATCCTGGCCCCAAGTGGTTTCGGGCAGCCCCTTTGTTCGTGGGCAGTGGGTGGGCAGGCACTGAGGTAGTAGTTAGCAGACAAGAATGTTCAGGACCCCTGGGATCTGTCATCAACCTCATTTTAAGGGAGGAGAGACTGAGCTTCAGTCTCCCAGTTGGGAGAGTGGAGAAGCTGTACTTTCCCTAGCCCCTAGGGGGACGGTAGTTGGGGGGGGTGTCAGCCCTGCCCACTGCCCTCAGCCACACCCTTACTGCCCCAGGTCCCTCTGCCTTGATGCCAGCTGATTCAAAGATACAGGTCTTCTTCCAAGTATCCTTTCTTGAACACCCTCCGGCAGAGAgcattttctctcccccttctgtGCACCACCAGCTAAGGGCCCCTTTCTGACTCCACTGGCTGGGCCcaacttctgcccctccccactctcccagcctgggacagaggagggaagggatgagAAGATGAATATCTGAGACTCTATGGTaagctgaataatggcccccaaagatagccagatcctaatccccagaatctgtgaatCTTCTACCTTAAATGGCAAAatggactttgcagatgtgattaaattgaGATGTTTATCtggggaaattatcctggattatccaggcgGGCTCAATGTGATCACTGGACCCttataagtgaaagagggaggaaggacagtCGGAGCTCTGAAGATGCTATGCTGCTttctttgaagacagaggaagacaggGTGCCTGctcggctcagtcagtagagcatgggactcctgaactgggattgtgagtttgagccccacattgggcgtagagattacttaaaaaataaaaacaaaatatgaaaatggaggaagaagTCAAGGAATGCAGCTCTAGAAGATGAAAAGCTAAGGAAATTCTCTCCTGGAGCCTCCGGAGGAGCTAGCCCTGAGGACACTTGACTTTAGCCAggtaaaaatgatttcaaaactCCTGGCCtgcagaactgtaagagaattaATGTGTGTTGTTCTAAGGGACTCAGTTATTTGTTGCAGCAGTCAGAGAAAACTAATGCAGACCACCAACCCTGCTCCTGCCTGACCAAGTCCCCTCCCTGTGTGGGCTGGGCTACGGCTGCCCAGTGACCCAGCACACGGGTCTCAGCCCCTGTGGGTGACATTGGCACCTGGGTGTGCGACAAGAACTGGTCTGGAAAGACACTCCCTTGTATGTCCTGATGTTCCCCCCTCTGGCTTCCTAACTGGAAGCAGCAGCTCCCATCAAAAGGAGCTCCGCTGACATGCCTAGATCCGGGTGGCTAGGAGCTAGTTGAGCCTAGAGTGCCCACAGGCGTTCCCAGGCTGCCTCCTGGTCACCTGCAATGCTGTCACTCCCCAGAAAAGTATTTGGCAACccctgtatgccaggcactgaggacACATATGTAAACAAATCAAACAAGAGCCTCCAGCCCCATAGAAGTCATATTTCTCTCTGGAAAATGCCAGATTCCCACCCACAAAACACAGAACCCCGACCCTGGGTGAACTGGGACAGGATGAGGGCTCCAGAGCCTGGAGGGAAACAGAAGGCCCGTATTCAGTTTGTGTAGAGGGTGGCAGCCATCCACCCTGTGATGACTAACCCAGGAAGGCTTctgagaggaggaggacaggaaccCAAGAGCTGCCCTCCCCATAGGCTGCTATCCAGGGGTGAGGCCCCACCTAGGGGAACAGCAGGGATGCCAAAAAAGGTTGATGGAGCTCTGGAGGGGGAGGTGCAATAACTGGCCCCAAGAAATTAATGAGTGGAAATGGGGTTGATTGGGGTTCTAGCACccagggagagaggccaggaTGTCTCCTAGCAGGCCAGGGAGATCCAGGAGCATCCACCCCAAAAATCATGTGGCACCGACCCAGAGGGCAAGCTTGGCCTCTTTGAGCCTTGGTGACCACAGCTGCTCCACAGCATATCAGGAGGATCCCAGAAGCCACGACCCGTAGCAGTAGTCAAGGCTCCCATTTGCAAATTGGTGCTCAGGACCAAGTGAGAGCTAATCTTTGAGGCTCAGGCCCTATGTGTCCCTCCTTAGCCCTGGCCAGGCCACCCCTGACCCTTCAAGCCCAAGCCCAGCCATGTGTGTGGAGAGACAACCCAGGACCAGCATGGAAACAGCTGCATCCCACCCAGACCCAACCTACAAGCAGAGTGGAAAATAAACTCCACAaccttggtgggggtggggaggactgcAATGGGCCAGGCAGGGGGGGGGGATGACCAGAGACTAACAGCAGTAGCAGCTTTGCCACCAAAGATAGGGACCTCCGGCCACCTGCCGTGAGCCCACAGGATGAGTAAATCAGAGCCTCCAGCCCTAGCTGCTAGCCGAGGATGCTCCCCCAGGGGTCTGATGGTGACTGGGGGTGCACTCAGTAGGACCCTCCGCATGGGCTGATGGTGCCCCTAGCAGGGTACCTGCACGATGTTGGTCAGAGGGTTCCCCAGCTGGACTCCCATGAGGGATGAGGATCAAGGGTACTCCCAACTGGACTCTCATGGAGACCAGGTTTAGGAGTGCCTCCCAGAAGGACCTTTTCAAAGATGGGGGTCAGGGCGGCCTCAGCTGGATGCCCACAATAATTAGGGTCATGGGGGCTCCCAGAGGGTCCTTGTGGGAATGAAGGCAGGGGTTGCTCCTTGAGAGGGTCCCTGCTCCGTGGTGATGATGCCTGGAATGGTCCCACTAGGTCTCCCTCGGAGAAACAGGTGCTTTCCTTGCACCTTGGTAAGGCCTCTTCTAGGATCACGGCAAGAGATCCTGGCAGGGCGCCACCAGGAGGACATGAAGGTACCCAGGCCTGGGGACGGGACCTGCAGCACAGATGGGTTTACCGTGGCCCCCACATCCTCCTCCCACCCCGTCCCCGCGGGGCCCAGCCCGGGCCAGCCTCTGCCCTCCACATTCGGTCCGAAGGCCTGTCCGGCATCCCCTCAGCCTCCGCCGTGTCCTCGGAGCCCCCCTCGGGTTCCAGCACGTCCTCCGAAGCCCCTGGCAGGGCGGTGTCCAGGTCAGGGCCCATGGGGCGCGGCGTCCAGGCAGGGGTCCAGGGTGTCCCCGGTGTGGGCCGTGGCGGGAACCAGGAGAACCCCGGCGCCGGCGCGAGCGCCACGAGCTGGGGCCGCACGGGGCCGGAGGCGGCGGCGTGGGGGATGAGGAAGAAGATGTAGACGCCCGAGACGACGAGGCCCGCGGCCACCAGCACCGCCATCGCCACGGCCGCGTTGAAGGCCCAGGCCGGGCTGGTCCAGGAAAGGCGGCGAGACAGCGGGCGGCCGAGGCGCaacggcggcgggggcggcggcgggcgcgcgGCGCGGCACTTGCGCggcccgggcgggggcgggggcggccgcAGGTAGAGCAGGCCCCGGCGGCGGTCGAAGCGCACCGAGCCCTGGCGTGGCAGTGGCGCGCGCGCGTCGCGGGGCAGCAGGCTGGGCTGCGTGGGCAGCGCGGGCAGCCCTCGGCGCGGGGCCAGGCGCGTGGGTGCGCGGCACACGGGGCAGGCCACCGCGTCGCCGCCACCCGCCGTGGCCAGGGACAGGCGAGCCAGGCACTCGAGGCAGAAGACGTGGCCGCAGTCCAGGCGCTTGGGCAGCTTGAATACGCCGTCGAAGGGTGACACACAAATGAGACACTCCACGGGGGACACGGGGGTCAGGATAGGACCCGAGCCCGGGCTgccatccccttcctcctcctcctcctcgtcgtcttcgccctcctccctgcctggggAGCGGGGCGCGGAGAGTGAGCCCTGGGAGCTGGGGCCTGAGCCCTGAGGCGGGCGGCGGAGCCAGGGCGGCCGAGGGCAGGGCATCCGGACCGGACCTGAAGGGAGGGGCCGTCAGCcggggaagcaggaggagggtcTGGGGCTGGACTCTGGAGTGGATGGCCCAACACAGAGCGGGGGCTTCCAAAGAAGAGGGTGTAGAGCCAAAGAGCACAGAGGATAGGAACAGAAAGCGACTCGCAGggtagaagcagagaaaaagggTGTCCAGGTAGAAGTCGAGGAAGCATCAGGactggagaagggagggggtgggggaatagatGGGAGGACAGGACTGGGGACAGGAACAGACCTAGGGGCATGGTAGGTCCTAAGCTAGACTTGGgccgggaaggggcagaggaaaggtgAGGACCTCTCACTGGGCAGAACCCCAGACAAGCAATTGGGAGGATCCAACATGGAGAGGAGCAAAAGATAGGGACCTCTAAGAGAACCAGactttggggggaagggggtcCATACAAAACTCCAGGAGGGACAGATGAGAAAGAGGACACCCAAGCCTCAGGATTGGAGCCCAGCAGCACAGAGTAATAACGGAAGCCCAGAACAGGTGCCAGAGGTTCCCCACCAGACCGACCCCAGCCAGCCTTTTGGCTCTTCCTACCTGTTGGTGCCTCCTCCCTCTGGCTGGCACGTCCCTGCCAGTTCTGACCCCAGTCCTCTGCCTACCAGCAGCTGCATTCTAGGTGCCCCTCCCTGCAGGAGGGTGCTGCCTTGCTACCACTCCCTCCAGATCCCAGGTTCCCAAGGTACCTGGTCAGACTTGTCCAACTGCCTGGCCCGCCCCCAAGACAGGTCCCTCCAGGATGAACACCCAGGCTGACCTTGGCCGGATGTCGGGGGCGGCAGGAAGGTGATGGATGGCACAGGTGGAGAGGCCAGTGACAATCTGGCCCTGTGGTTGGGCAACAACACCCCCCTCCCAAGTCTTCTACTTCCAAGCCACTGGTGTAATCAGATGAACCTGGTGTGTCAGTGGCTCTGTGGGCACCCAGGGTTAGGCTACAGTCATGAATACACAAAATGCAGAGGCAGCCTGGAGCCCCTGGGAGAACCTGGCCAGAGCAAAGAACCTCTGGAGTCCTGGGGTGGAAGGTAGGGACACCCCACAGTGTACTGGACAGGGCTGGCCCCTGCCAAACCAGCAGATAGGGGGCTGGAAATGGTGGGCCAGGCCACTAGCCTTGGATACCTCTCCCTGGGGCTGCTTGCAGGTTAACATGCCGCCCAGGAGTTGGGCTGCCACCCAGATCTCACGGACAAAACCACGCCCTTCCCCAGCCTAGAGTGACGTCTATACCAGGACAACCCCACCCCTCTCATTTCCAACACGCTGGAACACTCCAGGTGGCCGGGCCTGCACCCCGGGGTGGCCCGGTTCTGAGTCAGTGGTGCTTTCTGAGCAGACGATTTACCTGGTAAACCTGGGTCCCCACAAACCAAGACAGGTCAGAAATGGGGCAGCTCCTTAAGACACTGGGGCCATCCCCACTCCAGCGCCCAGAGCCCCCCAAGGACAGACAATGGCACAGGTGGGTGAGGCTTCCCCAAGGGCAGACAGGTTTATTGAAGCCACAGCGAGGTGATCAACGGTTGGACTTGGCCACACGTTCCAGCTCATCCTTCTTCTTGATAGCATAGGAATTGGAAGAGCCCTGCAAAGATATAAATGGTTAGTTCTGAATGTTGGAGCAGCTTCCCCTTGAACTGGCCCCCACCCTAGTGTCCCCACTCACCTTGGCTGCATTGATGAGCTCATCTGCTAGGCACTCAGCAATGGTCTTGATGTTCCGGAAGGCGGCCTCACGGGCACCTGTGCACAGCAGCCAGATGGCCTAGGGAGCACAGAGATCAGCTTAAGCCTGGGGACAGAGGATGCCCCCAAACCAGATAGGGCCACCATCCCCCAGTACCCTGGGCCCCCCCGACAAAAGCTGGCTACCATACTGCCGTCCGCTGGCCCACTGAGACTGTGACAAGACAAAGGTGGAGCCCCCAGGCTGCCCAGGTGAAATGCTGCCAGATCCAGGATCAGACAGAGGGCCACAAAAACAAGTGTAGACACGAAGGCTGAAGCTGGGTCCCTGATTACAGGAGATGTGAGACCTGCTACTGGAGGGAAATGCAATGCAGTGTGTGCTCTTGACCTGGACCCTTGACTGAAAACAGACAGCTATAAAGGGACAGCTGCACTGATGGAACATGAGACaattctctctctgttaaattcCGTGAGAGCGAAGGTGGGGACAGAATACCCTTCGTCCTTGGAGACACCCACTAAAGTGTCAAGGGGGAAATGGTTAGAATTTCTGCAACAGGTTGTCAAATGGTCTGAGGGATAAAAATGCACTCACATACAGTATGTAAAAATATACACTCAAATGAAACTGCCTGAGGCAAATGTTGCTCAGTAGAGGGGCCAGAACTAGTATCTGCCCTGAAAGTGCTGGAAATgcgggaaggcttcctggagtaAAGGACACTCCAGGTAAAACACAGAGGCAGGACAAACCTTCCCACTTGCAGTTTCTGCCCCAAGCAGAACCACACCAGGGCCCAGTGACTATTCCTGCCCACCCCTGTGTGCCAGAAGCCCGGGGCCCACCTGATTCACACGACGCAGGGGGGACACGTCAACAGCCTGACGCCTCACTGTTCCGGCTCGCCCAATGCGGGTTGAGTCCTCCCGGGGACCGCTGTTAATAATTGCATTCACCAGGACCTGCAGGGGGTTCTAGGAGAAGGCAGCCATGAACCTGACATCCAGTCCACAtccctcccccatttcctcaCCCCTAAACGCCATGGGGCAGCTGTTGGCTTTAGAGTGTACTAAGGGCACTCTCCGCCTCATTATGTCTCACAGTCTTACCTCACCAGTGAGCAGATGGATGATCTCGAAGGCATGCTTGACAATGCGCACGGTCATGAGCTTCTTGCCATTGTTTCGGCCATGCATCATCATGGAGTTGGTGAGACGCTCCACGATGGGGCACTGTGCCTTGCGGAAGCGCTTGGCCGCATAGCGCCCTGCACTGTGGGGCAGGTACTTGGCATACTTCTCCTTCACCGCAATGTAATCCTGGGCAGCAAGGAGAGGGGATGGAAGGACCAGGGTCAGGAGCAGGATGGCCAGGAACCCGAGGGACTGAGCACCCACTCTAGGCAGCCCCCGCCTACCTGTGGTGGCTTGACTGTGAGGGCCCTGCTTGCCACAAAAAAGTAAAACCCTAACAAGTGACTTTATCACGTCACTAAAAAGAGCACttccttgggcacctgggtggctcagtcagttacgcatctgccttctgctcaggtcatgatctcagggtcctgggatggagccccgcatcgggctccctgctcagtgaggagtctgcttctccctctgcccctgctctccctcaaataaataaaatcttaaaaacaaacaaacaaacaaaaaccccaaaaaacactTCCTTTATAATGGGAGGGAGGCGGATGGAGAACCAAGAAGATCAATACTCACGATCTTAGTTTTGTTgttgatgtatgtatgtatgtatgtatttatgtatttattaattaattagagagagagagagagcgcacacgcgggcaagcatgaacaggggagagggagaaacagactccccactgcagagcagggagtctgacatgggactccgtcctgggatcacgacctaagctgaaggcagacacttaaccaactaagccacccaggcgccccatgatctCAGTTTTAAGTATTCCTCAAACTCTGCACTACGGACACTTTAAATCAAATTAACTCTTGtagtgggggctgtcctgtgcactgcagAATGTTTAGCAGCCTCCAGTAAGCTACCAGCACCCCTCTCAGTTTCAGCAAACAAAAATATGTCCACACGTTGCCAAGTGTCACCtaaaaggggtgggggaaaatCACTCCAGAGAACCACCGTTTTAGTAGAATTATCCAACAACCCttcctatatatacatacgtCATTTCCCAAAAAAATGTTTCGAAAACACG
This genomic window from Ursus arctos isolate Adak ecotype North America unplaced genomic scaffold, UrsArc2.0 scaffold_19, whole genome shotgun sequence contains:
- the RNF225 gene encoding RING finger protein 225; amino-acid sequence: MPCPRPPWLRRPPQGSGPSSQGSLSAPRSPGREEGEDDEEEEEEGDGSPGSGPILTPVSPVECLICVSPFDGVFKLPKRLDCGHVFCLECLARLSLATAGGGDAVACPVCRAPTRLAPRRGLPALPTQPSLLPRDARAPLPRQGSVRFDRRRGLLYLRPPPPPPGPRKCRAARPPPPPPPLRLGRPLSRRLSWTSPAWAFNAAVAMAVLVAAGLVVSGVYIFFLIPHAAASGPVRPQLVALAPAPGFSWFPPRPTPGTPWTPAWTPRPMGPDLDTALPGASEDVLEPEGGSEDTAEAEGMPDRPSDRMWRAEAGPGWAPRGRGGRRMWGPR
- the RPS5 gene encoding 40S ribosomal protein S5 translates to MTEWETAAPAVAETPDIKLFGKWSTDDVQINDISLQDYIAVKEKYAKYLPHSAGRYAAKRFRKAQCPIVERLTNSMMMHGRNNGKKLMTVRIVKHAFEIIHLLTGENPLQVLVNAIINSGPREDSTRIGRAGTVRRQAVDVSPLRRVNQAIWLLCTGAREAAFRNIKTIAECLADELINAAKGSSNSYAIKKKDELERVAKSNR